The proteins below are encoded in one region of Ostrea edulis chromosome 3, xbOstEdul1.1, whole genome shotgun sequence:
- the LOC125676031 gene encoding ovoinhibitor-like: MYLRSFWYQFIEMFLCQIIALASIAFSVETKSTGCACPYSLLPVCGKDGVTYDNECAMKCVGISKLNDGECVEQPCVCPLNIDPICGKDGKTYDNECLMNCASVKKKKKGPCKTKVLTSEEDTPVLSSADETVCLCNRLYLPVCGTDGVTYNNECLMNCEGISKLNDGECVEQPCGCQLNIDPICGKDGKTYDNECLMNCASVSKKKKGPCKTEVLISEDETPVLSSADEPVCMCTFIYFPVCGADGVTYNNECLMTCHNVKMGYEGTCKS; encoded by the exons atgtatctgcGTTCATTCTGGTACCAGTTTATCGAGATGTTTCTCTGCCAAATCATCGCTCTTGCGAGCATTGCATTTTCAG TGGAAACTAAGAGTACAGGCTGTGCATGTCCGTACTCCTTACTGCCCGTCTGTGGAAAGGATGGTGTGACGTATGACAACGAGTGCGCAATGAAATGCGT AGGAATTTCTAAGTTAAATGACGGAGAATGTGTCGAGCAACCGTGTGTATGTCCACTAAACATCGATCCAATTTGTGGAAAAGACGGTAAAACCTACGACAACGAATGTCTAATGAACTGCGC CTCTgttaagaagaagaagaaagggCCATGCAAGACTAAGGTATTGACCTCGGAGGAGGATACTCCGGTATTGAGCTCGGCGGACGAGACTGTGTGTTTGTGTAACAGATTATACCTGCCCGTGTGTGGAACTGACGGCGTGACATACAACAACGAATGTCTCATGAATTGCGA AGGAATTTCTAAGTTAAATGACGGGGAATGTGTCGAGCAACCGTGTGGATGTCAACTAAACATCGATCCAATTTGTGGAAAAGACGGTAAAACCTACGACAACGAATGTCTTATGAACTGCGC CTCTGTTAGTAAGAAGAAGAAAGGGCCATGCAAAACTGAGGTATTGATCTCAGAGGATGAGACTCCGGTATTGAGCTCGGCGGACGAACCTGTATGTATGTGTACCTTCATATATTTTCCCGTGTGTGGAGCTGACGGCGTGACATACAACAACGAATGTCTCATGACGTGTCA TAACGTGAAAATGGGCTATGAAGGAACATGCAAAAGTTAA